A window of Cygnus atratus isolate AKBS03 ecotype Queensland, Australia chromosome 24, CAtr_DNAZoo_HiC_assembly, whole genome shotgun sequence contains these coding sequences:
- the LOC118255268 gene encoding adenosine receptor A3-like has product MSAFCSSSQDRSGPGDVPSNISQVLSSMDAIYIGAECLVALFAALGNILVIWVVKLNSAFQNTTMYFIVSLALADIAVGVLVIPLAIVVSLRVSIDFYSCLFMCCLIVIFTNASILSLLAIAVDRYLRVKLPIRYKIITTERRIWWALGLCWSLSLLAGLIPMFGWNKLKQKNTDSLTCEFVSVMRMDYMVYFGFVTWTLVPLTIMCALYVEIFYIIRMKLSQGANNVRGAGAFYGQEFKTAKSLALVLFLFAVSWLPLCIINCISYFYPECKIPKHWIYLGILLSHANSAMNPIVYACRINKFKTTYLLILRTYILCKKSPTTPDPVLTEQTTHQ; this is encoded by the exons ATGTCCGCCTTCTGCAGCTCGAGCCAGGACAGGAGCGGCCCCGGCGACGTGCCGTCCAACATCAgccaggtgctgagcagcatggATGCCATTTACATCGGGGCCGAGTGCTTGGTGGCTTTGTTCGCCGCTTTGGGTAACATCCTGGTCATCTGGGTGGTGAAACTGAACTCGGCCTTTCAGAACACGACCATGTACTTCATCGTTTCCCTGGCGCTGGCTGATATCGCCGTGGGGGTCCTCGTCATTCCCCTGGCCATCGTGGTGAGCCTGAGAGTCAGCATTGATTTCTACTCCTGCCTGTTCATGTGCTGCCTGATCGTGATTTTCACTAATGCATCCATCCTCTCCCTCCTGGCCATTGCAGTCGACAGGTACCTGCGAGTGAAGCTGCCCATCAG ATATAAAATAATCActacagaaagaagaatttggTGGGCACTGGGTTTGTGCTGGTCTCTGTCCCTGCTGGCAGGATTAATCCCCATGTTTGGATGGAACAAgctaaaacaaaagaacactGACTCTCTAACATGTGAATTTGTCTCTGTGATGAGGATGGATTACATGGTATATTTTGGGTTTGTGACATGGACCCTTGTCCCTCTGACCATCATGTGTGCTCTGTATGTTGAAATCTTTTACATCATCAGGATGAAGCTAAGCCAAGGTGCAAACAACGTGAGAGGGGCAGGAGCATTTTATGGACAAGAGTTCAAGACAGCCAAATCTCTAGCACTTGTTCTCTTCCTGTTTGCAGTATCCTGGTTGCCTCTGTGCATTATAAACTGCATCTCCTATTTTTACCCTGAATGTAAGATCCCCAAGCACTGGATTTACTTGGGAATCTTGCTGTCCCATGCCAATTCTGCCATGAACCCCATTGTCTATGCTTGCAGGATAAATAAGTTCAAAACCACttaccttttaattttaagGACCTATATCCTATGCAAAAAATCCCCAACAACACCAGACCCAGTTCTTACAGAACAAACAACACATCAATAG
- the LOC118255267 gene encoding adenosine receptor A3-like yields the protein MSTMSLDSLDVVYIVVEAVIGICAVVGNALVIWAVKLNPALQKTTFFYIISLALTDIAVAILVIPLAITVSLGVVIHFYSCLFMCCLLMIFPHPSILSLLAITIDRYLRVKLPTRYKATITKKGVCVILRLCWLVSVLVGLVPMLGWNQHAGDSGYIECHYLAVMRMDYVVYFSFFTWLLPPLLIMCTLYAKIFYIMWTKLSRNSASLPDGGTVYAKAYKTAKYMALLLFLFAVSWLPLGILNCISYFCLSCTIPRTLMYLSILLSHANSAMNPVVYAFKIQKFKETCTFILRTYILFQKSELVVSSAEHMTEQLGVSVI from the exons ATGTCCACAATGTCATTAGACAGCCTGGATGTGGTCTATATCGTGGTGGAGGCTGTTATTGGGATATGTGCGGTGGTGGGCAATGCCTTGGTAATCTGGGCAGTGAAGCTGAACCCAGCTCTTCAGAAGACCACCTTCTTTTACATCATTTCCCTGGCACTTACTGACATTGCCGTGGCGATCCTCGTCATTCCACTGGCCATCACGGTGAGCCTAGGAGTTGTCATCCACTTCTACTCCTGCTTGTTCATGTGCTGCCTGTTGATGATCTTCCCCCATCCCTCGATCCTGTCTCTCCTGGCCATCACCATCGACAGGTACCTGCGAGTGAAGCTGCCTACCAG GTACAAGGCAACCATCACAAAGAAGGGAGTTTGTGTGATTCTGAGACTCTGCTGGCTCGTGtctgtgctggtggggctggtcCCCATGCTGGGGTGGAACCAGCACGCTGGTGACTCTGGCTACATTGAGTGTCACTATTTGGCTGTGATGAGAATGGATTACGTGGTGTACTTCAGCTTCTTCACCTGGCTCCTCCCCCCGTTGCTTATCATGTGTACCCTCTATGCCAAGATTTTCTACATCATGTGGACAAAATTAAGCCGAAACTCAGCAAGTCTTCCAGATGGAGGAACAGTTTATGCAAAGGCATACAAAACAGCCAAATACATGgccctccttctcttcctctttgcaGTGTCTTGGCTGCCTCTGGGCATCCTGAACTGCATTTCATACTTCTGCCTCTCCTGCACCATCCCACGGACCCTGATGTACCTGAGCATCCTGCTGTCGCATGCCAACTCAGCCATGAACCCCGTTGTCTATGCCTTCAAGATACAGAAGTTCAAAGAAACATGCACTTTCATTCTGAGGACTTACATCCTGTTCCAGAAGTCAGAGTTGGTCGTTTCTAGCGCAGAGCACATGacagagcagctgggagtgAGCGTGATCTGA